From Butyricimonas paravirosa, one genomic window encodes:
- a CDS encoding MATE family efflux transporter, which produces MMNWLQKYREDYSATIKIGVPIVLGQLGIVVVGLVDNIMVGHFSTSDLAAASFVNSVFNIPILFGMGFSYGLTPLVGQFFGRGDKFRVGGLLRNSLLANFMIGLFLSVTMGIMYLNVHRMGQPEELLPLIRPYFLLQLTSLVFVMMFNSFKQFADGITDTKTSMWIMLSANLLNIIGNSLLIYGVWGLPALGLTGAGISTLASRIFMFVAFAILFFRKQSYRRYLVGYHRTTYNTGDLKVLNRMGMMVGLQMGMETALFSISGVMIGWLGTVPLAAHQVVASISTLGFMVYYGVGSAVSIRVSNFFGRGDIAGVRRATLAGTHLLGLLAISVSVFFLLVREHIGWLYTSSEDVVNLVAVLMVILVFYQFGDSLQIIFANALRGVADVTSMAVISFIGYFVIALPVSYICGFVLDWGIEGIWVGYPVGLTLTGGMMCWRFYHFLRKKDRNVNNHVGTPTRSR; this is translated from the coding sequence ATGATGAATTGGCTGCAAAAATATAGAGAGGATTATTCGGCGACGATCAAAATCGGGGTGCCGATCGTGTTGGGACAATTAGGGATTGTGGTTGTCGGATTGGTGGATAATATTATGGTGGGACATTTCAGTACGTCCGACTTGGCAGCCGCTTCTTTCGTGAATAGCGTGTTTAATATTCCGATCCTGTTCGGGATGGGATTTTCTTATGGCTTGACACCTTTGGTCGGGCAATTCTTTGGTCGAGGTGATAAGTTCAGGGTTGGCGGGTTGTTACGTAACAGCCTGTTGGCAAATTTTATGATTGGGTTATTCCTTTCTGTGACGATGGGAATTATGTACTTGAATGTACATAGGATGGGACAACCGGAAGAGTTGCTACCCTTGATTCGGCCTTATTTTCTGTTGCAGTTGACCTCTCTCGTGTTTGTCATGATGTTTAATAGTTTCAAGCAATTTGCTGATGGCATCACGGATACAAAGACTTCCATGTGGATTATGTTGTCGGCTAACCTGCTGAATATTATTGGGAATTCTCTCTTGATTTATGGTGTGTGGGGACTTCCGGCATTGGGATTGACGGGAGCGGGGATTTCTACTTTGGCCTCGCGAATTTTCATGTTCGTGGCTTTTGCTATTCTCTTTTTCCGGAAACAATCTTATCGACGTTACCTTGTCGGCTATCACCGAACGACTTATAACACGGGAGATTTGAAAGTACTGAATAGAATGGGGATGATGGTCGGTTTACAAATGGGAATGGAGACAGCATTATTCAGTATCAGTGGGGTTATGATCGGTTGGTTGGGAACGGTTCCCTTGGCAGCCCATCAGGTGGTGGCCTCTATCTCCACGTTAGGGTTTATGGTCTATTATGGAGTTGGATCGGCTGTTTCTATCCGGGTGAGTAATTTCTTCGGGCGGGGAGATATTGCTGGAGTCCGACGGGCAACTTTGGCAGGAACCCATTTGCTGGGATTATTGGCAATCTCGGTTTCCGTGTTCTTTTTGTTGGTGCGGGAGCATATCGGGTGGTTATATACTTCGTCAGAAGATGTGGTAAACTTGGTTGCCGTGTTGATGGTTATTCTGGTATTTTACCAGTTTGGTGACAGTTTACAGATCATTTTTGCTAATGCCTTGCGTGGCGTGGCAGACGTGACCTCTATGGCGGTGATCTCCTTTATCGGGTATTTCGTGATTGCGTTGCCGGTTTCTTATATCTGTGGTTTCGTGTTGGATTGGGGAATCGAGGGAATATGGGTAGGTTACCCCGTGGGCTTAACGCTTACCGGGGGAATGATGTGTTGGCGATTCTATCATTTCTTGCGAAAAAAGGATAGGAATGTCAATAATCATGTTGGCACTCCTACTCGTTCTCGGTAA